From the Burkholderia ubonensis genome, one window contains:
- a CDS encoding response regulator transcription factor, which produces MSDNNFLVIDDNEVFAGTLARGLERRGYAVQQAHDKETALKLAAAGKFQFITVDLHLGNDSGLSLIAPLCDLQPDARILVLTGYASIATAVQAVKEGADNYLAKPANIESILAALQTNASEVQADEALEHPVVLSVDRLEWEHIQRVLAENNNNISATARALNMHRRTLQRKLAKKPVRQ; this is translated from the coding sequence ATGAGCGACAACAACTTCCTGGTGATCGACGACAACGAGGTGTTTGCGGGCACGCTCGCGCGCGGCCTCGAGCGCCGCGGCTATGCGGTCCAGCAGGCGCACGACAAGGAGACGGCGCTCAAGCTCGCCGCGGCGGGCAAGTTCCAGTTCATCACCGTCGACCTGCATCTCGGCAACGACTCGGGGCTGAGCCTGATCGCGCCGCTGTGCGACCTGCAGCCGGACGCGCGGATTCTCGTGCTGACGGGCTACGCGAGCATCGCGACGGCGGTGCAGGCCGTGAAGGAAGGCGCCGACAACTATCTCGCGAAGCCGGCGAACATCGAGTCGATCCTGGCCGCGCTGCAGACCAACGCGAGCGAAGTGCAGGCGGACGAAGCGCTCGAGCACCCGGTCGTGCTGTCGGTCGACCGGCTCGAATGGGAGCACATCCAGCGCGTGCTCGCGGAGAACAACAACAACATCTCGGCGACGGCCCGCGCGCTGAACATGCACCGTCGCACGCTGCAGCGCAAGCTCGCGAAGAAGCCGGTACGGCAGTAA
- the hslU gene encoding ATP-dependent protease ATPase subunit HslU: protein MSTMTPAEIVSELDKHIIGQDKAKKAVAVALRNRWRRQQVADPLRTEITPKNILMIGPTGVGKTEIARRLAKLADAPFIKIEATKFTEVGYVGRDVDSIVRDLIDISVKQTREAEMRKVRSKATDQAEDRILDILLPQPRAVGFGASAEHANDDNNATRQTFRKRLREGQLDDKEIELDLEQPTIGMDIMAPPGMEEMTEQIRSMFSNLGGGKKTRRKVKISEALKLLTDEEAAKMLNEEEVKTKAVQNVEQNGIVFLDEIDKITSRNNEGGGGEVSRQGVQRDLLPLVEGTTINTKYGMVKTDHILFIASGAFHLAKPSDLIPELQGRFPIRVELESLSVKDFEAILVSTDASLVKQYQALLATEDVQLEFAEDGIRRLAEIAYAVNEKTENIGARRLYTVIEKLLEEVSFAAGNHAGECVTIDAKYVERALGEVSQDEDLSRYVL from the coding sequence ATGAGCACCATGACCCCTGCCGAGATCGTCTCGGAACTCGACAAGCACATCATCGGCCAGGACAAGGCGAAGAAGGCGGTGGCCGTCGCGCTGCGCAACCGCTGGCGCCGCCAGCAGGTCGCCGATCCGCTGCGCACCGAAATCACGCCGAAGAACATCCTGATGATCGGGCCGACGGGCGTCGGCAAGACCGAAATCGCGCGGCGCCTGGCCAAGCTCGCCGATGCGCCGTTCATCAAGATCGAAGCGACCAAGTTCACCGAAGTCGGCTACGTCGGCCGCGACGTCGACAGCATCGTGCGCGACCTGATCGACATCTCGGTCAAGCAGACGCGCGAAGCCGAGATGCGCAAGGTGCGCAGCAAGGCGACCGACCAGGCCGAGGACCGCATCCTCGACATCCTGCTGCCGCAGCCGCGCGCGGTCGGGTTCGGCGCGAGCGCCGAGCACGCGAACGACGACAACAACGCGACGCGCCAGACGTTCCGCAAGCGCCTGCGCGAAGGCCAGCTCGACGACAAGGAGATCGAGCTCGACCTCGAGCAGCCGACGATCGGCATGGACATCATGGCGCCGCCCGGGATGGAAGAGATGACCGAGCAGATCCGCTCGATGTTCTCGAACCTCGGCGGCGGCAAGAAGACGCGCCGCAAGGTGAAGATCAGCGAAGCGCTGAAGCTGCTGACCGACGAGGAAGCGGCGAAGATGCTGAACGAAGAGGAAGTGAAGACGAAGGCCGTGCAGAACGTCGAGCAGAACGGCATCGTGTTCCTCGACGAGATCGACAAGATCACGTCGCGCAACAACGAAGGCGGCGGCGGCGAAGTGTCGCGCCAGGGCGTGCAGCGCGACCTGCTGCCGCTCGTCGAAGGCACGACGATCAACACGAAGTACGGGATGGTGAAGACCGATCACATCCTGTTCATCGCGAGCGGCGCGTTCCATCTCGCGAAGCCGAGCGACCTGATTCCGGAGCTTCAGGGCCGCTTCCCGATCCGCGTCGAACTGGAATCGCTGTCGGTGAAGGACTTCGAAGCGATCCTCGTCTCGACCGACGCGAGCCTCGTCAAGCAGTACCAGGCGCTGCTCGCGACCGAGGACGTGCAGCTCGAATTCGCCGAAGACGGCATCCGCCGCCTCGCGGAGATCGCGTACGCGGTCAACGAAAAGACCGAGAACATCGGCGCGCGGCGCCTGTACACGGTGATCGAGAAGCTGCTCGAGGAAGTGTCGTTCGCGGCCGGCAACCACGCCGGCGAATGCGTGACGATCGATGCGAAATACGTCGAGCGCGCGCTCGGCGAGGTGTCGCAGGACGAGGACCTGTCGCGCTACGTGCTGTAA
- the hslV gene encoding ATP-dependent protease subunit HslV, which produces MEQFHGTTIVSVRRGNQVALGGDGQVTLGNIVMKGGARKVRRIYNNQVLVGFAGGTADAFSLLDRFEAKLEKHQGNLTRAAVELAKDWRTDRMLRRLEAMLIAADANTTLVITGNGDVLDPEGGICAIGSGGAYAQAAARALVENTELSPREIVEKSLEIAGDMCIYTNHNRVIETIE; this is translated from the coding sequence ATGGAGCAATTTCACGGCACGACCATCGTTTCGGTCCGGCGCGGCAACCAGGTCGCGCTCGGCGGCGACGGCCAGGTGACGCTCGGCAACATCGTCATGAAGGGTGGCGCGCGGAAAGTGCGGCGGATCTACAACAACCAGGTGCTGGTCGGCTTTGCGGGCGGCACCGCCGATGCGTTCTCGCTGCTCGACCGCTTCGAGGCGAAGCTCGAGAAGCACCAGGGCAACCTGACCCGCGCGGCCGTCGAGCTCGCGAAGGACTGGCGCACCGACCGGATGCTGCGCCGCCTCGAGGCGATGCTGATCGCGGCCGACGCGAACACCACGCTCGTCATCACGGGCAACGGCGACGTGCTCGACCCGGAAGGCGGCATCTGCGCGATCGGCTCGGGCGGCGCGTACGCGCAGGCCGCGGCCCGCGCGCTCGTCGAGAACACCGAGCTGTCGCCGCGCGAGATCGTGGAGAAATCGCTCGAGATCGCCGGCGACATGTGCATCTACACGAACCACAACCGCGTGATCGAAACGATCGAGTAA
- the dksA gene encoding RNA polymerase-binding protein DksA has protein sequence MTKKLLTEAEILKMSDKDYMNEDQLAFFKARLEQLQAEILHNAGQTTENLRETVIVPDPADRATIEEEHALELRTRDRERKLLKKVQQSLARIESGDYGWCEETGEPIGIPRLLARPTATLSLEAQERRELRQKLFGD, from the coding sequence ATGACGAAGAAACTCTTGACCGAAGCCGAAATCCTGAAGATGAGCGACAAGGATTACATGAATGAGGATCAGCTCGCCTTCTTCAAAGCTCGGCTCGAACAATTGCAGGCGGAAATTCTCCACAATGCGGGCCAGACGACCGAGAACCTCCGCGAGACGGTGATCGTGCCCGATCCTGCCGATCGCGCGACGATCGAGGAAGAGCACGCGCTCGAGCTGCGCACGCGCGACCGCGAGCGCAAGCTCCTCAAGAAGGTTCAGCAGTCGCTCGCCCGCATCGAATCCGGCGATTACGGCTGGTGTGAGGAAACCGGCGAACCGATCGGCATTCCGCGCCTGCTCGCGCGGCCGACCGCGACGCTGTCGCTCGAGGCGCAGGAGCGCCGCGAGCTGCGCCAGAAGCTGTTCGGCGACTGA
- a CDS encoding CobW family GTP-binding protein: protein MNRCAPGLPGATHILVLTPIHEPQATDMATPVTILTGFLGSGKTTLLKRILNEQHGMKIAVIENEFGEENIDNEILVQDTNEQIIQMSNGCICCTIRGDLARALGDLAAKKRDGKLDFDRIVIETTGLANPGPVAQTFFIDSEIADDFLLDAIITLVDAKHADAQLDEHEVVQRQVGFADRLFITKSDLVDDETLAELKHRLVHMNPRAAVKVVNFGDADIKEIFDLRGFNLNAKLEIDPDFLAEDEHAHHGHGHDHDHDHAHCDHDHGHCDHDHDRAHGNHHHAHHDDKIKSFVYRNDRPFDPNKLEDFLGGILQIYGERMLRYKGVLYMKGVDRKVVFQGVHQMMGSDLAAKWLPIEKKTNKMVFIGVDLPQDLITDGLDACLA, encoded by the coding sequence ATGAATCGTTGTGCGCCCGGGTTGCCGGGCGCGACGCACATCCTGGTTTTGACCCCGATTCACGAACCACAGGCGACCGACATGGCCACTCCCGTCACCATCCTCACCGGCTTCCTCGGCAGCGGCAAGACGACGCTGCTCAAGCGCATCCTGAACGAACAGCACGGCATGAAGATCGCCGTGATCGAGAACGAGTTCGGCGAAGAGAACATCGACAACGAAATCCTCGTGCAGGATACGAACGAGCAGATCATCCAGATGAGCAACGGCTGCATCTGCTGCACGATCCGCGGCGACCTCGCGCGCGCGCTCGGCGACCTGGCCGCGAAGAAGCGCGACGGCAAGCTCGACTTCGACCGCATCGTGATCGAGACGACCGGCCTCGCGAACCCGGGCCCGGTCGCGCAGACGTTCTTCATCGACAGCGAGATCGCCGACGATTTCCTGCTCGACGCGATCATCACGCTCGTCGACGCGAAGCATGCCGACGCGCAGCTCGACGAGCACGAGGTCGTGCAGCGCCAGGTCGGCTTCGCCGACCGCCTGTTCATCACGAAGTCGGACCTCGTCGACGACGAGACGCTCGCCGAGCTCAAGCACCGCCTCGTGCACATGAACCCGCGGGCGGCGGTCAAGGTCGTGAACTTCGGCGACGCGGACATCAAGGAGATCTTCGACCTGCGCGGCTTCAACCTGAACGCGAAGCTCGAGATCGATCCGGACTTCCTCGCGGAAGACGAGCACGCGCACCACGGCCACGGCCATGACCACGATCACGACCACGCGCATTGCGACCACGATCACGGCCATTGCGACCACGACCACGATCGCGCGCACGGCAATCACCACCACGCGCACCACGACGACAAGATCAAGTCGTTCGTGTATCGCAACGACCGCCCGTTCGATCCGAACAAGCTCGAGGACTTCCTCGGCGGCATCCTGCAGATCTACGGCGAGCGGATGCTGCGCTACAAGGGCGTGCTGTACATGAAGGGCGTCGACCGCAAGGTCGTGTTCCAGGGCGTGCACCAGATGATGGGCAGCGACCTCGCCGCGAAATGGCTGCCGATCGAGAAGAAAACCAACAAGATGGTGTTCATCGGCGTCGATCTGCCGCAGGACCTGATCACCGACGGCCTCGACGCCTGCCTCGCCTGA
- a CDS encoding class I SAM-dependent rRNA methyltransferase: protein MQTVTLKPSKDKSLLRRHPWIYANAIDRVDGKPAPGATVIVRAHDGRFLARGAYSPHSQIRVRVWSFDENEPIDHAFFKRRVQRAVAHRNTMVSGTGAVRLVFGEADGLPGLIVDHYVEDSGAASPRGQLVCQFMAAGVEAWKDAIVAALVGATGCPNVYERSDVSIREKEGLEQTTGVLAGDPPPATLITNENGVRYHVDVPNGHKTGFYVDQRDNRALVTQYANGRDVLNCFCYTGGFSLAALKGGAARVVSIDSSGDALALAQQNVVANGFDPARASWLDADAFKTLRRLVDEGERFDLIVLDPPKFAPTRDSVDRAARAYKDINLSGFKLLRPGGLLFTYSCSGAIDMDLFQKIVAGAAADAKVDARILKRLGAGVDHPLLSAFPEGEYLKGLLLQIV, encoded by the coding sequence ATGCAAACCGTCACACTCAAACCGTCCAAGGACAAATCGCTGCTGCGGCGCCATCCGTGGATCTACGCCAACGCGATCGACCGCGTCGACGGCAAGCCCGCGCCCGGCGCGACCGTCATCGTGCGCGCGCACGACGGCCGCTTTCTCGCGCGCGGCGCATACAGCCCGCATTCGCAGATCCGCGTGCGCGTGTGGAGCTTCGACGAGAACGAGCCGATCGACCACGCGTTCTTCAAGCGGCGCGTGCAGCGCGCGGTCGCGCATCGCAACACGATGGTCTCGGGCACCGGCGCGGTGCGGCTCGTGTTCGGCGAGGCGGACGGGCTGCCGGGGCTGATCGTCGATCACTACGTCGAAGATTCGGGCGCCGCGTCGCCGCGCGGCCAGCTCGTCTGCCAGTTCATGGCGGCCGGCGTCGAAGCCTGGAAGGATGCGATCGTCGCGGCGCTCGTCGGCGCGACCGGCTGCCCGAACGTGTACGAGCGCTCGGACGTGTCGATCCGCGAGAAGGAAGGCCTCGAGCAGACCACCGGCGTGCTCGCCGGCGACCCGCCGCCCGCGACGCTGATCACGAACGAAAACGGCGTGCGCTACCACGTCGACGTGCCGAACGGCCACAAGACCGGCTTCTACGTCGACCAGCGCGACAACCGCGCGCTGGTCACGCAGTACGCGAACGGGCGCGACGTGCTGAACTGCTTCTGCTACACGGGCGGCTTCTCGCTCGCCGCGCTGAAGGGGGGCGCTGCGCGCGTGGTGTCGATCGATTCGTCGGGCGACGCGCTCGCGCTCGCGCAGCAGAACGTCGTCGCGAACGGCTTCGACCCGGCGCGCGCGAGCTGGCTCGACGCCGACGCGTTCAAGACGCTGCGCCGCCTCGTCGACGAAGGCGAGCGCTTCGACCTGATCGTGCTCGATCCGCCGAAGTTCGCGCCGACCCGCGACAGCGTCGACCGTGCGGCCCGCGCGTACAAGGACATCAACCTGAGCGGCTTCAAGCTGCTGCGTCCGGGCGGCCTGCTGTTCACCTACTCGTGCTCCGGCGCGATCGACATGGACCTGTTCCAGAAGATCGTCGCCGGCGCGGCCGCCGACGCGAAAGTCGACGCGCGCATCCTGAAGCGCCTCGGCGCGGGCGTCGATCACCCGCTGCTGTCCGCGTTCCCGGAAGGCGAATATCTGAAGGGCCTGCTGTTGCAAATCGTCTGA
- the xerC gene encoding tyrosine recombinase XerC, with the protein MSDDPIAAYLSNLKHVRQLSDHTLRAYTHELGELKKLAAGRPLEALSAVDMRGAVARAHAAGLSARSISHRLSAWRAFYRWLAQRIEMPANPVAAVRAPKRAKTLPKALSVDDATALMDAPLPGTTEGLRDHAILELLYSSGLRLAELIGLDVRYAQADGYRSAGWLDLAEAEVTVRGKGNKERKVPVGRKAIDALNAWLAVRGEFVKHDPHPLFLSVRGNRMSPGVVRERVKRAALAAGIPAHVHPHVLRHSFATHVLQSSGDLRAVQELLGHASVAATQVYTSLDFQHLAKIYDSAHPRAKKRD; encoded by the coding sequence ATGTCCGACGACCCGATCGCCGCCTACCTGTCGAACCTGAAACACGTCAGGCAGCTGTCGGATCACACGCTGCGCGCATACACGCACGAGCTCGGCGAGCTGAAGAAGCTCGCCGCCGGCCGGCCGCTCGAAGCGCTGAGCGCCGTCGACATGCGCGGCGCGGTCGCCCGCGCGCACGCGGCCGGGCTGTCCGCGCGCTCGATCTCGCACCGGCTGTCCGCGTGGCGCGCGTTCTACCGCTGGCTCGCGCAGCGCATCGAGATGCCCGCGAACCCGGTCGCCGCGGTGCGGGCGCCGAAGCGCGCGAAGACGCTGCCGAAGGCGCTGTCGGTCGACGACGCGACGGCGCTGATGGACGCGCCGCTGCCCGGCACGACCGAAGGCCTGCGCGACCACGCGATCCTCGAGCTGCTCTACTCGTCCGGCCTGCGCCTGGCCGAGCTGATCGGGCTCGACGTCAGGTACGCGCAGGCGGACGGCTACCGCTCGGCCGGCTGGCTCGATCTCGCCGAGGCCGAGGTGACCGTGCGCGGCAAGGGCAACAAGGAGCGCAAGGTGCCGGTCGGCCGCAAGGCGATCGACGCGCTGAACGCGTGGCTCGCGGTGCGCGGCGAGTTCGTGAAGCACGATCCGCATCCGCTGTTCCTGTCGGTGCGCGGCAACCGGATGTCGCCCGGCGTGGTGCGCGAGCGCGTGAAGCGCGCGGCGCTCGCCGCGGGCATTCCGGCGCACGTTCATCCGCACGTGCTGCGCCACTCGTTCGCGACGCACGTGCTGCAGTCGAGCGGCGACCTGCGCGCGGTACAGGAGCTGCTCGGGCACGCGAGCGTCGCCGCCACGCAGGTCTATACGTCGCTCGACTTCCAGCACCTCGCGAAGATTTACGACAGCGCGCATCCGCGCGCGAAGAAGCGCGACTGA
- a CDS encoding DUF484 family protein, protein MNDREVADYLLANPEFFAQHAELLATIRLANPHGKAAISLQERQMEMLRDKNKHLERRLAELVRYGHENDSLSAKFSRWTARVIAERDPYALPRTIADGLADVFDVPQTALRVWDVAATYAQADFARQVGEEVRLFTNGLATPYCGANTGFEAAQWLAPAVTAPANATDGGDTAPAGDGAAASVALLALRAPQAGADAPAFGLLVLGSPDPRRFHEGMATDFLAQIATLASAALTRLLPH, encoded by the coding sequence ATGAACGATCGCGAAGTCGCCGACTACCTGCTCGCCAACCCCGAATTCTTCGCGCAGCACGCCGAACTGCTCGCCACGATCCGCCTTGCGAACCCGCACGGCAAGGCGGCGATCTCGCTGCAGGAGCGGCAGATGGAAATGCTGCGCGACAAGAACAAGCATCTCGAGCGCCGGCTCGCGGAGCTCGTGCGCTACGGCCACGAAAACGACAGCCTGTCCGCGAAGTTCAGCCGCTGGACCGCGCGCGTGATCGCCGAGCGCGACCCGTACGCGCTGCCGCGCACGATCGCCGACGGCCTCGCCGACGTGTTCGACGTGCCGCAGACCGCGCTGCGCGTGTGGGACGTCGCCGCCACCTACGCGCAGGCCGACTTCGCGCGCCAGGTCGGCGAGGAAGTGCGCCTCTTCACGAACGGGCTCGCGACGCCGTACTGCGGCGCGAACACGGGCTTCGAGGCCGCGCAATGGCTCGCGCCCGCGGTCACCGCGCCGGCGAACGCGACGGACGGCGGCGACACGGCCCCGGCCGGCGACGGCGCGGCCGCGTCGGTCGCGCTGCTCGCGCTGCGCGCGCCGCAGGCCGGCGCCGATGCGCCCGCGTTCGGGCTGCTGGTGCTCGGCTCGCCGGACCCGCGCCGCTTCCACGAAGGCATGGCCACCGACTTCCTCGCGCAGATCGCGACGCTCGCGAGCGCCGCGCTGACGCGCCTGCTCCCGCACTGA
- the dapF gene encoding diaminopimelate epimerase — MKLSFTKMHGAGNDFVVLDGYSSALPPLTEAQVRALANRHFGVGADQLLLVEKPTVDGADFKYRIFNCDGGEVEHCGNGARCFVKFVLDKRLTDKRSVRVEVMKGLITLTMQENGEVVVDMGAPVFEPAQVPFETAGLAGRPEGRDTLWPLDVGGATRWISTVSMGNPHAVQVVDDAERYPVLAEGPLIERHARFAQRVNAGFMQIVSRSEVKLRVYERGAGETLACGTGACAAVAAGIRRGLLDSPVTVHTHGGTLTISWDGARDEAAPLMMAGPAATVFEGEIDLAA; from the coding sequence GTGAAGCTCTCGTTCACCAAGATGCATGGCGCCGGCAACGACTTCGTCGTGCTCGACGGCTACTCCAGCGCGCTGCCGCCGCTCACCGAAGCGCAAGTGCGCGCGCTCGCCAACCGCCACTTCGGCGTCGGCGCCGACCAGCTGCTGCTGGTCGAGAAGCCGACCGTCGACGGCGCGGACTTCAAGTACCGGATCTTCAACTGCGACGGCGGCGAGGTCGAACACTGCGGCAACGGCGCGCGCTGCTTCGTCAAGTTCGTGCTCGACAAGCGCCTGACCGACAAGCGCAGCGTGCGCGTCGAAGTGATGAAGGGCCTGATCACGCTGACGATGCAGGAGAACGGCGAGGTCGTCGTCGACATGGGCGCGCCCGTGTTCGAGCCGGCGCAGGTGCCGTTCGAAACGGCCGGCCTTGCGGGTCGCCCGGAAGGCCGCGACACGCTCTGGCCGCTCGACGTGGGCGGCGCCACGCGCTGGATCTCGACCGTGTCGATGGGCAACCCGCACGCGGTGCAGGTCGTCGACGACGCCGAACGCTATCCGGTGCTCGCCGAAGGCCCGCTGATCGAGCGCCACGCGCGCTTTGCGCAGCGGGTCAACGCCGGCTTCATGCAGATCGTGTCGCGCTCGGAAGTGAAGCTGCGCGTCTACGAGCGCGGCGCGGGCGAGACGCTCGCGTGCGGCACCGGCGCATGCGCGGCGGTCGCGGCCGGCATCCGGCGCGGCCTGCTCGATTCGCCTGTCACCGTGCACACCCATGGCGGCACGCTGACGATCAGCTGGGACGGCGCGCGCGACGAAGCCGCGCCGCTGATGATGGCGGGCCCTGCGGCGACCGTCTTCGAAGGCGAGATCGACCTGGCCGCCTGA
- the lpxL gene encoding lauroyl acyltransferase LpxL, with protein MLGRLGTHLAIGFLKLLALLPYGLTARLGDGLGWLLYQIPSRRKRIVHTNLTLCFPEWSDARREEVAGQHFRHAIRSYVERSVQWFGSAKKLEKLIQVDSAIDLTDPDLPPTLFLGLHFVGIEAGSIWLNRSLQRRCGSLYQPFTNPVLEEAAKEARGRFDAEMVGRADSARVVLRWLRDRKPVMLGADMDYGLRNSTFVPFFGVPACTLTAVGRLAKTGRAQVVPFIGEVLPNYQGYRLKVFKPWDHYPTGDDDLDARRMNAFLEEQIPLMPEQYYWVHKRFKTRPPGEPSLY; from the coding sequence ATGCTAGGCCGCCTCGGCACGCATCTCGCCATCGGCTTCCTGAAACTGCTCGCGCTGCTGCCGTACGGCTTGACTGCGCGGCTCGGCGACGGCCTCGGCTGGCTGCTCTACCAGATTCCCAGCCGGCGAAAGCGCATCGTGCACACCAATCTGACCCTCTGCTTTCCTGAATGGAGCGACGCGCGCCGCGAGGAAGTCGCCGGGCAGCACTTCCGGCACGCGATCCGTAGCTACGTGGAGCGCAGCGTCCAGTGGTTCGGCTCCGCGAAGAAGCTCGAGAAGCTGATCCAGGTCGACAGCGCGATCGACCTCACCGATCCGGACCTGCCGCCGACGCTGTTCCTCGGCCTGCACTTCGTCGGCATCGAGGCCGGCTCGATCTGGCTCAACCGTTCGCTGCAGCGCCGCTGCGGGTCGCTGTACCAGCCGTTCACGAACCCGGTGCTCGAGGAAGCGGCGAAAGAGGCGCGCGGCCGCTTCGACGCCGAGATGGTCGGCCGCGCGGACAGCGCGCGCGTCGTGCTGCGCTGGCTGCGCGACCGCAAGCCGGTGATGCTCGGCGCCGACATGGATTACGGGCTGCGCAATTCGACGTTCGTGCCGTTCTTCGGCGTGCCCGCGTGCACGCTGACGGCGGTCGGCCGGCTCGCGAAGACGGGCCGCGCGCAGGTGGTGCCGTTCATCGGCGAGGTGCTGCCGAACTACCAGGGCTACCGGCTGAAGGTGTTCAAGCCGTGGGACCACTATCCGACCGGCGACGACGATCTCGACGCGCGCCGGATGAACGCGTTCCTCGAAGAGCAGATTCCGCTGATGCCCGAGCAGTACTACTGGGTCCACAAGCGCTTCAAGACCCGCCCGCCCGGCGAGCCGAGCCTCTACTGA
- the metK gene encoding methionine adenosyltransferase, which translates to MANDYLFTSESVSEGHPDKVADQISDAILDAILAQDKYSRVAAETLCNTGLVVLAGEITTTANIDYIQIARDTIKRIGYDNTDYGIDYKGCAVLVAYDKQSPDIAQGVDRAHDDNLDQGAGDQGLMFGYACDETPELMPLPIYLSHRLVERQASLRRDGRLPWLRPDAKSQVTVRYVDGKPDSIDTVVLSTQHAPDIELPALREAVIEEIIKPTLPAELIKGDIKFLVNPTGRFVIGGPQGDCGLTGRKIIVDTYGGAAPHGGGAFSGKDPSKVDRSAAYAGRYVAKNIVAAGLASRALIQVSYAIGVAEPTSVMVNTFGTGRVSDATITQLVREHFDLRPKGIIKMLDLLRPIYEKTAAYGHFGREEPEFSWEATDKALALAEAAGVEPAVRVA; encoded by the coding sequence GTGGCAAACGATTATCTCTTTACGTCCGAATCCGTTTCCGAAGGCCATCCGGACAAGGTCGCGGACCAAATCTCGGACGCGATTCTCGACGCCATCCTTGCTCAAGACAAATACTCGCGCGTTGCGGCTGAAACGCTGTGCAACACGGGTCTCGTCGTCCTGGCCGGTGAAATCACCACGACGGCCAACATCGATTACATCCAGATCGCGCGCGACACGATCAAGCGCATCGGCTACGACAACACCGACTACGGCATCGACTACAAGGGCTGCGCGGTGCTCGTCGCGTACGACAAGCAGTCGCCGGACATCGCGCAGGGCGTCGACCGCGCGCACGACGACAACCTCGACCAGGGCGCGGGCGACCAGGGCCTGATGTTCGGTTACGCGTGCGACGAAACGCCGGAACTGATGCCGCTGCCGATCTACCTGTCGCACCGTCTGGTCGAGCGCCAGGCGAGCCTGCGCCGCGACGGCCGCCTGCCCTGGCTGCGCCCGGACGCGAAGTCGCAGGTGACGGTCCGCTACGTCGACGGCAAGCCGGATTCGATCGACACCGTCGTGCTGTCGACCCAGCACGCACCGGACATCGAACTGCCCGCGCTGCGCGAGGCCGTGATCGAGGAAATCATCAAGCCGACGCTGCCGGCCGAGCTGATCAAGGGCGACATCAAGTTCCTGGTGAACCCGACCGGCCGGTTCGTGATCGGCGGCCCGCAGGGCGACTGCGGCCTGACGGGCCGCAAGATCATCGTCGACACGTACGGCGGCGCCGCGCCGCACGGCGGCGGCGCGTTCTCGGGCAAGGATCCGTCGAAGGTCGACCGTTCGGCTGCCTACGCAGGCCGCTACGTCGCGAAGAACATCGTCGCGGCCGGCCTCGCGTCGCGCGCGCTGATCCAGGTGTCGTACGCGATCGGCGTCGCCGAGCCGACCTCGGTGATGGTCAACACGTTCGGCACGGGCCGCGTGTCGGATGCGACGATCACGCAGCTCGTGCGCGAGCACTTCGACCTGCGTCCGAAGGGCATCATCAAGATGCTCGACCTGCTGCGCCCGATCTACGAGAAGACCGCCGCCTACGGCCACTTCGGCCGCGAAGAGCCGGAATTCTCGTGGGAAGCGACCGACAAGGCGCTCGCGCTCGCCGAAGCGGCCGGTGTCGAGCCGGCGGTGCGCGTCGCGTAA
- a CDS encoding DUF3185 family protein, translating to MTRVISVALLVGGVVLLYFGGQSFHSINDNVSRFFTGSPATKTILLIAGGAVASLIGLIGLAMPGGKR from the coding sequence ATGACCCGGGTCATCTCGGTTGCGCTGCTCGTCGGCGGCGTCGTGCTGCTGTATTTCGGCGGGCAGTCGTTCCACTCGATCAACGATAACGTGTCGCGCTTCTTCACCGGTTCGCCGGCGACGAAGACGATCCTGCTGATCGCGGGCGGCGCCGTCGCGTCGCTGATCGGCCTGATCGGCCTCGCGATGCCGGGCGGCAAGCGCTGA